GCTTGATCATACGCAGCGCATCTGAAGTACTTGCGCACAAACCAGCCATTTTGATCGCATTCGCTATCGGCAGCCCACCACAGGCATCCGGTGCCAGTTCATACTCCGATACATCATCAGGTGTAGCACCATGGCGATATTGGTCAACAAATGCTTTGTGTGCAGCTTCAGCGTCTGACGCCGAATGAAACCTCGTGACGATCTCACCCGCCAACTCGAATTTCACATCCCGTGGATTGCGGCCTTTAACCACCTCTCGCTTAAGTCTCTCGATGTCGGCCGGTGAGCGGAAACTGAGCAAATCAAAGTACCGCCACATGAGATCGTCTGAAATCGACATGATTTTGCCAAACATGTCCTTTGCCGCATCATCGATGCCTATGTAGTTGTTGAGCGATTTACTCATCTTCTGGATACCGCCAAGCCCCTCGAGTATCGGCATCGTCATCACGACTTGCGGGTCCATACCATACGTTTTTTGGAGTTCACGCCCGACTAAAAGGTTAAATTTCTGATCTGTTCCACCCAGTTCCACGTCCGCCCGCATTGCTACGGAGTCGTAACCCTGCATAAGCGGGTATAGAAACTCGTGAATTGCAATTGGGCGTCCTTCGCGATAGCGCTTCTGGAAATCGTCGCGCTCCAACATTCGCGCCACAGTGTGCTTGGCTGCCAAACCGATCATTCCTGACGCACCAAGTTCGGTCATCCAGGATGAATTGAACATCACCACAGTTTTGTCTGGATCGAGCACCTTGTATATCTGTTGTTCATAGGTGCGCGCATTTTCGGCAACATCGTCATGCGTGAGTGGCGGACGCGTCGCACTCTTGCCGGTTGGATCCCCGATCATGCCGGTAAAGTCGCCGATCAGAAACACCACTTCGTGACCCAAATCCTGAAATTGGCGCATCTTGTTCAGCAGCACTGTATGCCCAAGATGAAGATCCGGCGCCGTCGGGTCGAAGCCCGCCTTGACACGCAGCCGCTTGCCCGACTCAAGTTTCGACT
This genomic stretch from Acidihalobacter ferrooxydans harbors:
- the tyrS gene encoding tyrosine--tRNA ligase codes for the protein MGSVSQVLELLRKGTDEILLEDELKSKLESGKRLRVKAGFDPTAPDLHLGHTVLLNKMRQFQDLGHEVVFLIGDFTGMIGDPTGKSATRPPLTHDDVAENARTYEQQIYKVLDPDKTVVMFNSSWMTELGASGMIGLAAKHTVARMLERDDFQKRYREGRPIAIHEFLYPLMQGYDSVAMRADVELGGTDQKFNLLVGRELQKTYGMDPQVVMTMPILEGLGGIQKMSKSLNNYIGIDDAAKDMFGKIMSISDDLMWRYFDLLSFRSPADIERLKREVVKGRNPRDVKFELAGEIVTRFHSASDAEAAHKAFVDQYRHGATPDDVSEYELAPDACGGLPIANAIKMAGLCASTSDALRMIKQHAVRLNGEKIEDTKLRLDQGSDVIVQVGKRRIARIKITEKKCSEGLTNEFGSI